A window from Anoplolepis gracilipes chromosome 15, ASM4749672v1, whole genome shotgun sequence encodes these proteins:
- the Myo10a gene encoding unconventional myosin-XV isoform X2, with protein sequence MYGEWQKGELVWFDPGVGHVLPGEVLEYHRAANVLSVQAVIAGKPQIFTLTNLSGVKPRQDLGQNGVEDMIQLTDLNEASLLWNLKIRYDKELIYTYTGSILVAVNPYKMFDIYGLDQVKLYEGRILGTLPPHLFAVGSSAYSQVTAANNSSANQVVVISGESGSGKTESTKLVMQYLAAVNRAPNNLVTEQILEATPLLESFGNAKTPRNDNSSRFGKYLEVHFRDGAIIGGRITQYLLEKSRIVTQASEERNYHVFYELLAGLDQQLRDKYGLLTPDKYFYLNQGGNCEIDGKSDVQDFKALLSAMQVLGFTSEEQDTIFKILASVLHLGNVYFHRKQMRHGQEGVEVGSDAEIRWAAHLLQVNSDGIIRALTTKTTEARNERVFTALNIDQALDARDAFAKALYSSLFSWLVARVNHIVYKGTKQTAAISILDIFGFENFTENSFEQLCINYANENLQFYFNKHIFKLEQQEYAKEKIDWTTISYTDNLPVIHLIAKKPVGILHLLDDESNFPKATDLSFLEKCHYNHALSELYSRPRMNSAEFAIRHYAGQVWYNVEGFLDKNRDTLRPDVVELLISSKISMVSKMFQHVRTTHEANKTVNKPNGRFVTMKPRTPTVSARFHDSLQQLLESMSQCNPWFVRCIKPNTEKAPMKFDMPCVLEQLRYTGMLETIRIRKTGYPVRLVFGHFVDRYRYLVSTHLPRGAPNKELCRIILDRAAPKEAQSQYQLGLTRVFLRESLERTLEYNRALILERAAITVQRYTRGFLARRRFLNISRSTVLIQAVYRGYRERKQFHAMKKGVLMAQKLYRGKRQRERFTVLKEEMTKRAEIERASKERAKAKQQREEQERTSRAVAGVNHLEIPAELAFIYSKLDDWQPTHSERNLLKVVGQVVPMNYPYNLPHDIDQYQFSKFTNIYFKSHIFGMKREPIKTPFLAKARDQDYTDSLMMFKMILRFMNENNLNGKREQALGDYIVNKGIVNEKLRDEILCQLANQTWKNENDANKERGWLLLSNCLSAFQPSGTLFKYLLKYVSDYAYDGYKAYCQRKLLQGERTVYRVMNNNQQTVHQVPRNYPPCVLEWRANRNRVNMALGIGFYDGETAVCAIDSWTTCEELANLAVRDHGVENTGWTITLWNQLDGPDAIVTETNGFDYVLDLISEMELAPAFPAAKHMFLEQRKNSLPPIKKREHAQVIRELEQEMEIPILKTFQPLERKSVPKVVDKPVEPEIQVPRRPVVPPPQPPVVKPPMRKQSHEAILETTPEIVLSRKSALNDRYFEKEKQRSRSLDNLLQPEVVPSSKFVTLGLSSSKLNERYHSLERIGETPAVSNVEYMTRGEVTQERKYSRARTTEPNIEEEDLTIDFEYPDIQSVSQTGRSEDDKSYIRSQTRFIKSQYPGKRALPGSQSSRAYIEKSEYGVKSSAMSDTSEAPSLASHVRRVRVPSQASDVDQFLDELFMPVLDGNLDELSDARSLAASIKGSRETRSPDDQTVVENRQKMDGENKLATVDDFIEGMLVGNEDVEISASELSTRIKGGGNMDIPNQNTAFNFSPIAQSMMSPPMMMPMFSPAQQVPSSQNSNMNMGAGFMPIPIYSMQGLSLPQYPSSPPSQSGDMMAYQQNLQRAFLQSAMAQNIQIQQQLLAQNQALQQLLVQSPQNSTQQPVSFREPDDIELWSTEKRGTFAQSTPTNQRQETMTVKAQIHRSQSPPRKNSEAVRKTSIDYARKISVDRKAIDRKGSSVQAEVKRPNLNKNNVQSNFTNVLSELKNRKSSVDSNCSNNKGVPPPPPMPPPLESHDPSESRPFLDPYGRAKTVRIGKWRWPPPSDSNENQGQDSFIEFKMRQQQQQRKITPQYQEYDQGDGEHVTEGGVEWEEFEIENIVSNEAAHPSAAKHENGYKEEGEKKKKKSKSTLEVGAQRPSPGSIGKLKLSSEMRQRLEKVTANHSVRSTKTAEKPALPREDGKVKRLEDNRKLLLEQQLGGRWDDYASTVDDTQSVTSKGTTDMMTQAQVVRTQIERMERPVPPPPPVTPPQTASPRGGSVYSNSQSGVPQPRSPPAPIEPKARDSFRTSPDSETFDHFSKSQMFSQSRDIFASQQHLRDTHSDYRDDYEKSRAQDAKLKDFYGKDSTDLASLARDRSSDFDSRRDLSSELFDSKYAFDGSNGKRDHFGMTRDVSPKSRDSFGMPSPRDFGVIPNTRESFTVARQSFNKLDREMDRRSSVASTHRTDKMERIEIEEWPEFLKPVLPPADKPEIEKVQEVVNTELYPQTSTAHFTYNRVTWTLRVKKEVFAPNETLNSPLAMHLVFCQIAYDVLATSSIRIAKEDRQNMLKMLDNYGVTLDNLQSTQHKITIKKNIIDMAKQWPLYFARIFPVSIGPQHPETQHVAISHHGLRLIKRTPNGDLIILETLPLEDIVSVNTSRTGVCVLQIASGVRLPLHTTRAPQLAEMIGRYIRLIDQRPLQKINHHENHVSQITKTIQAQANHVNHIQPHNHANHVISEHENHVSIGRVPNHVSAVNQANHQKNLQNQLLSPNQEWRQPDDNVRLQEDSIYESGPVSINDGKHSLLQYAMLNFRQSTEKFEMLKTADGSISGSLKVIESLKSKKKNKKNKGQPDGTEWTWKEQVDLVKYSTVPVEQSLLRLDADLSVLAVECFLCLMRYMGDQPLPPETSEVKCVYTILMHCHKYEQLRDEVYCQLMKQTTNNKSPNPESCQRGWRIFSIVAAYFTCSENLRPYLIKYLETAAYDKRRAYHGTAMVCLQNLRKTVKYGGRKNVPSVEEIMAISAGRNAKRQIYRLPGGTERVINTKCTTVVQDVIEEMCNVISVRNPHEMDEFSLYCIVDGDAFTMPLARDEYVLDVTTELQKNHQVFYLIFCRSVWYYPLRLDAPLYIEVVFNQIAPDYLEGLLLVLPGEHLPQEIIYDMAQIAALLHRAADMAHEPATKEIKYLLPKPALSLREPRPQQWSNMVQQAWNNVQHSSAAVCKAQVLEILSKWPLFGSSFFAVKRVPEGKEKGADHILALNRHGVHFIDLLTHETLYHYPYSEVISTRKVKSEEGALYLDMKCGNLMQQRITRLQTEQAHEISRLIRQYITMEQRTSNGQNVAIGLGMR encoded by the exons ATGTACGGCGAGTGGCAAAAG ggTGAATTGGTGTGGTTCGACCCTGGCGTCGGCCATGTGCTACCTGGCGAGGTCCTGGAATATCACAGAGCTGCCAATGTGCTTTCAGTTCAAGCGGTGATCGCCGGCAAG CCGCAAATCTTCACTCTCACCAATCTGAGCGGAGTGAAGCCCAGGCAGGACTTGGGTCAAAATGGCGTGGAAGATATGATTCAGTTGAC GGATTTGAACGAGGCGTCATTACTATGGAACTTGAAGATCCGTTACGACAaggaattaatttat acgtACACCGGAAGTATCCTTGTGGCGGTGAATCCGTACAAAATGTTTGACATCTACGGATTGGATCAGGTGAAGCTTTACGAAGGACGGATCCTCGGAACACTTCCGCC GCATTTATTCGCCGTGGGTTCCTCCGCGTACAGTCAAGTAACTGCAGCCAATAACTCCAGTGCCAATCAAGTGGTCGTCATTTCCGGCGAGTCTGGCTCGGGAAAGACGGAGTCTACGAAATTAGTGATGCAATATCTCGCGGCTGTCAATCGCGCGCCAAACAATCTTGTCACCGAGCAGATCTTGGAAGCGACGCCGCTCTTAGAGAGCTTCGGAAATGCCAAGACGCCGCGAAACGACAATAGCAGTCGGTTTGGAAAGTACTTGGAGGTTCATTTCAGGGA CGGCGCGATCATAGGCGGTAGGATAACGCAATATCTCCTAGAAAAGAGTAGGATAGTAACTCAGGCTTCGGAGGAGAGAAACTACCACGTGTTCTATGAACTTTTAGCTGGGCTCGATCAGCAACTCAGGGACAAATACGGTCTGCTTACACCggacaaatatttctatttaaatcag GGTGGAAACTGCGAGATCGATGGCAAGAGCGACGTTCAAGATTTCAAGGCACTTCTGTCAGCGATGCAGGTACTGGGCTTCACGTCCGAGGAGCAGGACACGATTTTCAAGATTCTAGCCAGCGTATTGCATCTGGGGAACGTTTACTTTCACCGGAAGCAGATGAGGCACGGCCAGGAAGGAGTGGAGGTTGGTTCTGACGCTGAGATACGTTGGGCGGCGCACCTTCTTCAAGTAAATTCCGATGGCATCATTCGAGCACTCACTACGAAGACGACA GAGGCGAGAAACGAAAGAGTTTTCACGGCCTTGAATATCGATCAAGCCCTCGATGCCAGGGACGCTTTCGCGAAAGCTCTATATAGTTCACTTTTCTCATGGCTAGTCGCACGTGTTAACCATATCGTTTACAAGGGCACGAAGCAGACAGCCGCCATTTCGATCCTCGATATCTTTGGTTTCGAGAATTTCACGGAGAACAGCTTCGAACAACTGTGCATCAATTACGCAAACGAGAAcctgcaattttattttaacaaacacATCTTTAAACTCGAGCAACAAGAGTATGCGAAGGAGAAGATTGATTGGACCACCATCAGTTACACG GATAATTTGCCAGTCATTCATTTGATTGCGAAAAAACCGGTGGGCATTCTTCATCTACTAGACGACGAGAGCAACTTCCCTAAAGCGACAGATCTATCTTTCTTGGAGAAGTGCCACTACAATCATGCGCTAAGCGAGCTATATTCGAGGCCGAGAATGAACTCGGCCGAGTTTGCGATCAGACATTACGCTGGACAAGTTTGGTACAACGTGGAAGGTTTTCTAGATAAGAACAGAGACACTTTGAGGCCAGACGTGGTCGAGTTACTAATTAGCAGCAAGATTTCG ATGGTCAGCAAGATGTTCCAGCACGTCAGAACCACCCACGAAGCTAACAAGACAGTGAATAAGCCGAATGGCAGATTTGTCACTATGAAGCCGAGAACTCCGACAGTCTCGGCTCGATTTCACGATAGCCTGCAGCAGCTGTTGGAATCTATGTCTCA ATGTAATCCGTGGTTTGTCCGTTGCATTAAACCAAACACCGAGAAAGCACCGATGAAATTCGACATGCCTTGCGTACTCGAGCAATTGAGGTACACTGGAATGCTGGAAACGATTCGCATCAGGAAGACCGGCTATCCTGTTCGCCTCGTGTTCGGACACTTTGTGGATCGATATCGATACCTCGTCTCGACGCATTTGCCTAGAGGAGCGCCCAACAAGGAGCTCTGCAGGATAATCTTGGACAGAGCCGCACCGAAGGAGGCGCAGTCGCAATATCAACTTGGACTTACAAGGGTATTCCTGCGCGAATCGTTGGAGAGAACATTGGAATATAATAGAGCATTGATCCTGGAGAGAGCAGCCATTACAGTGCAGAG ATACACGAGAGGCTTCTTGGCACGTAGAAGATTCCTCAACATTTCGCGCAGCACGGTGCTGATACAAGCGGTGTATCGCGGTTACCGTGAACGTAAGCAGTTCCACGCGATGAAAAAGGGCGTGCTGATGGCGCAGAAGCTCTACAGAGGTAAAAGACAACGTGAAAGATTCACGGTATTGAAAGAGGAAATGACGAAGAGAGCGGAGATCGAGAGAGCCAGTAAGGAGCGAGCGAAAGCGAAGCAGCAACGAGAGGAACAAGAGAGAACTTCGCGAGCTGTTGCCGGCGTAAATCACTTGGAAATTCCCGCAGAACTAGCCTTTATTTACAGTAAACTTGACG ATTGGCAACCCACGCATTCCGAGAGAAATCTCCTCAAGGTTGTTGGTCAAGTCGTCCCGATGAATTACCCTTACAATCTACCGCACGATATCGATCAGTACCAGTTCTCGAAATTTACCAACATCTATTTCAAGAGCCACATCTTCGGGATGAAACGCGAGCCAATCAAGACGCCGTTCTTAGCAAAAGCACGCGATCAAGATTACACGGACTCTCTGATGATGTTTAAGATGATTCTGCGCTTTATGAACGAAAATAATCTTAATGGTAAACGGGAGCAAGCGTTGGGTGACTACATTGTTAACAAGGGCATCGTGAACGAGAAGCTGAGGGATGAGATACTGTGCCAACTGGCGAATCAAACATGGAAGAACGAGAACGATGCCAACAAGGAAAGAGGATGGCTGCTTTTGTCCAACTGTCTATCGGCATTCCAGCCCAGTGGCACTCTCTTCAAGTATCTCCTAAA ATACGTCTCCGATTACGCCTACGACGGCTACAAGGCTTACTGCCAACGCAAACTATTGCAAGGCGAAAGAACGGTGTATCGCGTAATGAATAACAATCAGCAAACGGTGCATCAGGTACCCAGGAATTATCCACCATGCGTCCTGGAATGGCGTGCCAATAGAAACCGCGTAAATATGGCGCTCGGTATCGGTTTTTACGACg GCGAGACAGCTGTATGCGCGATAGATTCTTGGACGACGTGCGAAGAGTTAGCCAATCTCGCAGTTCGGGATCACGGAGTGGAGAACACTGGCTGGACTATTACACTCTGGAATCAATTGGACGGCCCGGACGCCATCGTAACGGAGACCAACGGTTTCGATTACGTTCTCGATTTAATCTCGGAGATGGAATTGGCGCCAGCTTTCCCGGCCGCGAAACATATGTTCTTGGAACAACGCAAAAACAGTTTGCCGCCTATAAAAAAGCGAGAA caCGCTCAAGTCATTCGAGAGTTGGAACAAGAGATGGAAATTCCTATTCTAAAAACCTTCCAACCTTTGGAAAGGAAGTCAGTGCCGAAAGTAGTTGACAAACCTGTTGAGCCAGAAATCCAAGTACCCAGACGGCCGGTTGTTCCCCCGCCGCAACCGCCTGTTGTCAAGCCACCT aTGCGAAAGCAATCGCATGAGGCCATTTTGGAGACTACGCCGGAAATAGTATTGTCAAGGAAGTCTGCCTTGAACGATCGCTACTTCGAGAAGGAGAAGCAACGCAGTCGAAGTTTAGACAATTTGCTCCAACCGGAAGTCGTACCCTCGTCGAAATTCGTGACTCTCGGACTATCTTCATCCAAATTGAACGAGCGGTATCACAGTCTGGAGAGGATCGGCGAAACTCCAGCGGTCAGCAATGTTGAATACATGACGCGCGGCGAAGTCACGCAAGAGAGAAAGTACAGTAGAGCAAGGACAACAGAGCCCAACATCGAGGAGGAGGATCTCACGATCGATTTTGAATACCCGGACATTCAATCAGTCAGTCAAACCGGAAGATCGGAAGACGATAAGAGCTACATAAGATCGCAGACGAGATTCATCAAATCGCAATATCCTG GCAAACGCGCATTACCGGGGAGCCAGTCTAGTCGCGCGTACATCGAAAAGAGCGAGTACGGTGTAAAGTCATCTGCCATGTCCGATACCAGTGAGGCGCCTTCCTTGGCATCGCACGTGCGACGTGTACGCGTACCTAGTCAAGCGTCCGATGTAGACCAATTCCTGGATGAGCTGTTTATGCCTGTGCTGGACGGTAACCTTGACGAATTATCAGACGCGCGCAGTTTAGCCGCATCGATAAAAGGTTCACGTGAGACGAGGTCGCCTGACGACCAAACGGTCGTCGAGAATCGACAAAAAATGGACGGTGAAAACAAGTTGGCTACCGTTGACGACTTTATCGAAGGGATGTTGGTGGGGAACGAGGATGTAGAGATCAGCGCGAGTGAATTATCGACAAGGATCAAAGGAGGTGGCAACATGGATATCCCTAATCAGAATACGGCTTTCAATTTCAGCCCTATCGCGCAGAGCATGATGTCACCGCCGATGATGATGCCTATGTTTAGTCCTGCTCAGCAGGTTCCCTCCAGTCAGAACAGCAACATGAACATGGGCGCCGGCTTCATGCCCATTCCGATCTACAGCATGCAGGGGCTCAGTTTACCTCAGTACCCGAGCTCGCCGCCCAGCCAGAGCGGTGACATGATGGCCTACCAGCAGAATCTTCAGCGAGCCTTTCTTCAGAGCGCGATGGCGCAGAATATTCAGATACAACAGCAACTACTGGCGCAGAATCAAGCCCTGCAACAGCTGTTAGTTCAGAGTCCGCAGAACTCGACGCAGCAACCG GTCTCGTTTAGAGAACCCGACGACATCGAATTATGGTCGACCGAGAAGCGGGGAACGTTTGCACAATCTACGCCGACGAATCAGCGACAGGAAACGATGACAGTAAAGGCGCAAATTCACAGATCCCAAAGTCCACCGAGAAAAAATTCCGAAGCTGTGAGAAAAACGAGCATCGATTATGCGCGAAAGATTAGCGTGGATCGAAAAGCGATAGACAGGAAGGGGTCTTCGGTGCAAGCTGAAGTAAAGAGGCCCAACTTAAACAAGAATAACGTACAAAGCAATTTCACCAACGTGCTTAGTGAGTTGAAGAACAGAAAGAGTAGCGTGGACAGTAATTGTAGCAACAACAAAGGCGTTCCACCGCCTCCGCCGATGCCACCGCCGTTGGAATCTCATGATCCTTCCGAGTCCAGACCGTTTCTTGATCCATATGGAAGGGCGAAAACCGTGCGCATTGGAAAATGGAG ATGGCCACCGCCTAGCGATTCGAACGAGAATCAAGGACAGGACagttttatagaatttaagaTGCgtcagcaacaacaacaacgcAAAATAACACCGCAGTATCAGGAGTACGATCAAGGTGACGGCGAGCACGTGACGGAAGGCGGCGTCGAATGGGAAGAGTTTGAGATCGAAAACATCGTCAGCAACGAGGCCGCGCATCCATCAGCGGCCAAACACGAGAATGGATATAAGGAAGAAGgcgaaaagaagaagaaaaagtcaAA ATCAACTTTAGAAGTGGGTGCGCAGAGACCATCGCCGGGGAGCATAGGGAAACTGAAACTTAGCTCGGAGATGAGGCAGAGATTGGAAAAGGTAACAGCGAATCACAGCGTGAGATCTACAAAGACGGCCGAGAAACCTGCTCTGCCACGAGAAGATGGAAAGGTGAAACGGTTAGAGGATAATAGAAAGCTCTTGTTGGAACAACAATTAg gtgGCAGATGGGACGATTATGCTTCCACTGTCGATGACACCCAAAGCGTCACTTCCAAGGGCACAACTGACATGATGACGCAAGCTCAGGTGGTAAGGACGCAGATTGAGAGAATGGAACGGCCTGTACCGCCTCCACCACCCGTCACACCGCCGCAAACTGCGAGTCCAAGAGGTGGCAGTGTATACAGCAACAG TCAATCCGGTGTACCTCAACCGCGATCACCACCAGCGCCGATCGAGCCGAAAGCACGCGACTCCTTCCGTACGTCTCCGGACTCCGAGACCTTCGATCACTTCTCCAAGAGTCAGATGTTCAGTCAAAGCCGAGACATCTTCGCTTCGCAGCAGCATCTGCGCGACACTCACTCTGATTATCGAGACGATTACGAGAAGTCTCGTGCCCAGGACGCCAAGTTGAAAGATTTTTACGGCAAGGACAGCACCGATCTCGCGAGCTTGGCGCGCGATCGTAGCTCGGACTTTGATTCGCGCCGCGATCTTAGCTCGGAACTCTTCGACTCCAAATACGCGTTCGACGGTTCGAACGGTAAGCGCGATCATTTCGGCATGACTCGGGACGTGTCTCCGAAATCCCGCGATAGCTTCGGGATGCCGTCGCCGCGAGACTTTGGCGTCATTCCCAACACCAGGGAATCGTTCACTGTCGCACGGCAAAGCTTCAACAAGCTCGATCGAGAGATGGACAGACGATCCAGTGTAGCGTCGACCCATCGCACCGACAAGATGGAGAGGATCGAGATCGAGGAATGGCCAGAGTTCCTCAAGCCGGTATTGCCACCCGCGGACAAGCCGGAAATCGAGAAGGTCCAGGAAGTGGTAAATACCGAACTCTATCCGCAAACTTCTACCGCGCACTTCACCTACAACAGAGTCACGTGGACTTTGAGAGTCAAAAAGGAAGTCTTTGCGCCGAACGAAACGCTCAACAGCCCTCTAGCAATGCATTTAGTGTTCTGTCAAATCGCCTACGACGTGCTGGCGACTTCGAGCATAAGAATCGCCAAGGAAGATCGGCAGAACATGCTGAAAATGTTGGATAACTATGGCGTAACACTGGACAATCTCCAGAGTACACAGCACAAGATCACGATCAAGAAGAACATTATAGATATGGCGAAGCAATGGCCGTTGTACTTTGCTAGAATATTTCCTGTAtcg ATCGGCCCACAGCATCCGGAAACGCAACATGTGGCGATATCGCATCACGGGCTCCGGCTGATTAAACGCACACCTAACGGCGATCTAATAATCTTGGAGACGCTGCCGCTGGAGGACATCGTCTCCGTCAATACCTCCAGAACGGGCGTGTGTGTATTGCAGATCGCTTCGGGGGTTCGGTTACCTCTCCACACGACCCGCGCCCCCCAGTTGGCGGAGATGATCGGCAGATACATCAGACTG ATCGATCAGAGGCCACTCCAGAAAATAAATCATCACGAGAATCACGTATCCCAAATTACGAAAACGATCCAGGCGCAAGCGAATCACGTAAATCACATCCAGCCTCACAATCATGCCAATCACGTAATCTCCGAGCACGAGAATCACGTATCGATCGGTCGCGTGCCCAACCACGTGTCGGCCGTCAACCAAGCGAATCATCAGAAAAACTTGCAGAACCAGCTACTGAGTCCGAACCAAGAATGGCGACAACCGGACGACAACGTCCGACTGCAGGAGGACAGCATCTACGAAAGCGGACCGGTCTCGATCAACGATGGCAAGCACTCTTTGTTGCAGTACGCCATGCTAAACTTCCGTCAAAGCACAGAAAA ATTCGAGATGTTGAAGACCGCGGACGGATCGATCAGCGGGTCTCTTAAGGTAATCGAATCGCTGAAGAGCaagaagaagaataaaaagaacaaGGGCCAGCCGGACGGCACCGAGTGGACCTGGAAGGAACAGGTGGATCTCGTCAAGTACTCCACCGTGCCCGTCGAGCAGAGCCTGCTTAGGCTGGACGCGGATTTGAGTGTCTTGGCCGTCGAGTGCTTCCTGTGTCTGATGAGGTACATGGGCGACCAACCGTTGCCGCCCGAGACCAGCGAAGTTAAATGCGTCTACACCATTCTTATG CACTGTCACAAGTACGAACAGCTTCGCGACGAGGTTTACTGCCAGCTAATGAAGCAGACCACCAATAACAAGAGCCCGAATCCGGAGAGTTGTCAACGTGGCTGGCGAATCTTCAGCATCGTCGCCGCCTATTTCACGTGCAGCGAGAATCTCAGGCCGTACCTGATAAAGTACCTCGAGACAGCGGCGTACGACAAGCGTCGCGCCTATCACGGCACCGCGATGGTCTGCCTGCAAAATCTCCGGAAGACGGTCAAGTACGGCGGCCGTAAAAACGTGCCGAGCGTAGAGGAGATCATGGCTATCAGCGCGGGCAGGAACGCAAAGAGGCAGATCTACCGGCTGCCCGGCGGCACCGAGCGGGTCATTAACACGAAATGCACGACCGTCGTGCAGGACGTTATTGAGGAGATGTGCAACGTCATCTCTGTGAGAAACCCGCACGAGATGGACGAGTTCTCATTGTACTGCATTGTCGATGGTGACGCGTTCACCATGCCGCTAGCCAGAGACGAGTACGTCCTGGATGTGACCACGGAGCTTCAAAAGAATCACCAAGTGTTCTACTTAATATTTTGCAG ATCTGTCTGGTACTATCCTCTGCGACTGGATGCACCGTTGTACATAGAAGTCGTATTTAATCAAATCGCTCCCGATTATCTGGAAGGACTTCTGCTAGTTTTACCTGGAGAACATTTACCTCAGGAAATTATT TATGACATGGCGCAAATAGCGGCATTGCTGCACAGAGCAGCTGACATGGCGCACGAGCCCGCGACGAAGGAAATTAAATACCTGTTGCCGAAACCGGCGCTCAGCTTGAGGGAGCCCAGACCGCAGCAGTGGTCTAATATGGTCCAGCAAGCTTGGAATAACGTTCAGCATTCCTCGGCGGCTGTTTGCAAAGCGCAGGTGCTCG aaatattgtcCAAGTGGCCGCTTTTCGGTTCGAGCTTCTTCGCGGTAAAGCGAGTACCCGAGGGCAAGGAAAAAGGTGCCGATCATATCCTCGCTCTGAATCGACACGGAGTACATTTCATCGATCTACTGACACAC GAAACATTGTACCATTATCCCTACTCCGAGGTGATCTCCACAAGGAAGGTCAAGTCTGAGGAGGGCGCACTCTACCTCGACATGAAGTGCGGCAATCTAATGCAGCAGCGTATTACGAGGTTGCAGACGGAGCAGGCGCACGAAATCTCCCGCCTGATCAGACAATACATCACTATGGAACAGAGGACGTCCAACGGCCAGAATGTTGCCATCGGACTCGGCATGAGATAA